TCTATTTGGCGCTGCCCGAGTCGAACATCCCGCGTCTGGTGCTGTCGATAATCGCCGCCGGGCTGATTTTGTTCGGCGTGCTCTACAAGCTCAAGAAGGGCAAGATCCACCACCGGCTGTGGGTGGCGATCGTGCTTTGGGGTTACGCCTGCCTGATCCTCTGGCTGTTCAGCGCCCGCGCCGCCGCAATCTGGATCATGGTGCCGATCATGCTCTGGACGGTCTATACCGGCTGGCAGTACATCCACGGCGGCTGGAGCACCCTGCGCGGCTTCCTGCGCAGTAATCCGTTGGCCGGGATGTCGCTGCTGCTCAGCGGCGCGGTGCTGCCGCTGGCCCTGGTGTTCAGCCTCGACGTCGCGCCGCCGCTGGTGGTGCTGATCTACCTGATCGCCATGATCGAGCTCACCGTGGGCGGAGTCGAGAACTTCCTTTCCCTGAGCCACGCCGGGCTGCACTGGGCCGAGCGCTTTGTCAAACTGGCGATCCTCTGCACCGCACTGATCGTGCTGATTTATTTCAGCGGCGAGCGGGTTCTGCCCCCGGCCTGCCGTTACGGCCTGTGCGTCACAGCCTTTGTGGCCAGCGCCTTTTACGCGGCATGGTACGCCGCGGCCTACCGCAGGCGGATCAGCTCGGGCAGCCCAACCGCGGAGTAACCCGGCCCGACAATCGATTTCGAGGCATGACCATGGATGAGGCGAAGACGATCGAGCGCATCCGCGAACTGGCGCGCGAAAAAAACGTTCTGCTGCTGGCGCACAACTATCAGCGCCCCGAGGTCCAGGATCTGGCCGATCACGTGGGCGACAGCCTCGGACTGTCGATCATCGCCACGCAGACCGACGCCGAGTTGATCGTATTTTGCGGCGTACATTTCATGGCTCAGAGCGCGGCGATCCTCGCGCCGGATCGTACGGTGCTGCTGCCGCGCATGGAAGCCGGTTGCCCGATGGCCGACATGATCGACGCCGAACAGCTGATCGAGTTCAAAGCCGAGCACCCCGGGGCCGCGGTGGTGACCTACGTCAACAGCACGGCCGAGGTCAAGGCGCTGTCCGACATCTGCTGCACCAGCGCCAACGCCCAGCGCGTCGTGCAGTCCCTTGACGCGGACGAGGTGCTGTTCGTGCCGGACCGCAACCTGGCGGCCTGGGTGGCGCGCCACGTGGACAAACGCGTGATCCCCTGGCACGGTTTTTGTGTGACTCACGAGCTGCTCACGGCCGATGATGTGCGCCTGG
This Candidatus Alcyoniella australis DNA region includes the following protein-coding sequences:
- a CDS encoding CDP-alcohol phosphatidyltransferase family protein, which produces MSNGKPLITANQMTMLRIVVLPVPVYLLYGGPTSMLIAMGLLAVAGVTDYLDGMLARKYGSTEFGRFLDPLADKLMVGALFLPLVHRGFLPAWIVALMFAREFLVTDLRTVYTHLKYDMATSELAKIKTNVQVMGGSVILFYLALPESNIPRLVLSIIAAGLILFGVLYKLKKGKIHHRLWVAIVLWGYACLILWLFSARAAAIWIMVPIMLWTVYTGWQYIHGGWSTLRGFLRSNPLAGMSLLLSGAVLPLALVFSLDVAPPLVVLIYLIAMIELTVGGVENFLSLSHAGLHWAERFVKLAILCTALIVLIYFSGERVLPPACRYGLCVTAFVASAFYAAWYAAAYRRRISSGSPTAE
- the nadA gene encoding quinolinate synthase NadA, whose translation is MDEAKTIERIRELAREKNVLLLAHNYQRPEVQDLADHVGDSLGLSIIATQTDAELIVFCGVHFMAQSAAILAPDRTVLLPRMEAGCPMADMIDAEQLIEFKAEHPGAAVVTYVNSTAEVKALSDICCTSANAQRVVQSLDADEVLFVPDRNLAAWVARHVDKRVIPWHGFCVTHELLTADDVRLAREQHPAALVMAHPECRAEVLDLAHEVRSTSGMLEVAQHSEAQEFIVCTEIDMLHRLRLDNPHKRFFPASLNMVCSNMKLTTLRDVQAALCDPPSFTVEVAADVREPAKRALDRMLATPRDA